One window of Flavobacterium dauae genomic DNA carries:
- a CDS encoding RteC domain-containing protein: MIQKIYEDAQNHEQTQLLWSHFIRGNLMMIVEAIQKLEEAITEMHEMVRDYDFASLQEEIFFFKQVKPVLVKQYLLADWFRDIHEEHTVYAFQKERFVRKRIAKVERFFLRNKCFYAYLQRGDSHLDGRYFTRLKKGKAGKSGLFNYDPRTTCSHGLLLAKMGAYEQIRCLCLQYLSNGMRLQQEGHVDKSSGILKWTGTRTDAAELLYALYFSGAVNYGDATVQKLAAVFDNVFQTQLSTNIYRDFIDIKNRKKETAKFLNKLAVRLNEQIDERFI; the protein is encoded by the coding sequence ATGATACAGAAAATATACGAAGATGCACAAAACCATGAGCAGACACAGCTGCTATGGAGCCATTTTATACGCGGAAACTTGATGATGATTGTGGAAGCAATACAAAAACTGGAGGAGGCAATTACAGAAATGCATGAGATGGTTAGGGACTATGATTTTGCCTCGCTGCAGGAAGAAATATTTTTCTTTAAACAGGTGAAGCCGGTATTGGTGAAGCAGTACCTGCTGGCAGACTGGTTTAGGGACATTCACGAAGAGCATACGGTATATGCTTTTCAGAAGGAACGCTTTGTAAGGAAGCGGATTGCCAAGGTGGAGCGCTTTTTTCTCAGGAATAAATGTTTTTATGCATACTTGCAGCGGGGCGACAGCCATTTGGATGGCCGGTATTTTACCCGGTTAAAGAAAGGGAAGGCAGGAAAAAGCGGTCTTTTCAACTATGACCCCCGAACCACCTGCTCGCATGGTTTGCTGCTGGCAAAAATGGGTGCCTATGAGCAAATCCGGTGTTTGTGCCTGCAGTATCTTTCAAACGGTATGCGGCTGCAACAGGAAGGTCATGTAGATAAAAGCAGCGGAATACTTAAGTGGACGGGTACCCGTACCGATGCGGCAGAATTGCTGTACGCACTATATTTCAGCGGGGCGGTCAATTATGGTGATGCCACCGTTCAGAAACTGGCAGCGGTATTCGACAACGTGTTCCAGACACAGTTAAGCACTAACATTTACCGGGACTTCATCGACATAAAGAACAGGAAAAAGGAAACTGCCAAATTTCTGAACAAGCTGGCTGTAAGGTTGAATGAACAGATTGATGAAAGGTTTATTTGA
- a CDS encoding aminotransferase class I/II-fold pyridoxal phosphate-dependent enzyme, translated as MAKINHNNVFDTIDRVIENAKKTKSIHLYASGDVLKGDTLTIDGKKLWHFAHTAYLGLEQDVRLKEAAAQAIYDYGTQFPLSKTYVSHPLYAGLEEKMQAIFGHPVIVAKNSTLAHIAAIPQVVGDNDAVIMDHQVHWSVQNACQQLKTRGIPLLMIRHNNMEQLEYQVKKLGNRYRKIWYMADGVYSMYGDAAPVNELKVLQNRFPQLHFYFDDVHGMSWIGTNGCGFIRHSWEGIPKNMVLVSTLSKTFGASGAVILCGDEKLYRNIKNFGGPLTFSAQLEPAAVAAATVSADIHLSNEIYGLQDRLKQKVGLFASTLKQYELPVVSYGDTPVFYVATAMPDTAYSMVRRLYIEGFFVNPGIFPAVPLKNAGLRITISNHNNERQITDLAAALYHHLPLALAETGNDLDKVYRAFGWMSRTQGKEVPSQQQYHLKVNNSLGELSQTEWDKGIGRHNALDYQGMLLVERYFGSLPEDHPHFMRFTYYRVYGKNGHLAGIAHASSGLWKEDMLAPEVVSARVEEVRKSDPLFLTGPALGTGSVFTEGTHFFVDAPEAEKDKVAALLIGSLEHTAEKERTGKLVLRDFERGGSIGKKLVNKGFAVVEMPDAAVFDEFGWEGIEGFMNRLGKRSKRHFKEEVLPYLQQFETHIRSELNVAELEQAYGLYRKVEANNLAINGFPYEKGLFEAMNSHPNWKFMLFEKKGKAGLAGVMFCYENKAAGAFSPVLIGMEDLGTERLPLYRHMLFKTIMHARDNGFQTIYFGLSAAFEKRKMGARIIPREAYVQSADNYLSDLLQTFY; from the coding sequence ATGGCTAAAATTAATCATAACAATGTTTTCGATACCATCGACAGGGTAATCGAAAATGCGAAAAAAACAAAAAGTATCCATCTGTACGCATCCGGAGATGTACTGAAGGGGGATACGTTAACAATTGATGGTAAAAAGTTATGGCATTTTGCCCACACAGCTTATCTTGGACTGGAACAGGACGTCCGGTTGAAAGAGGCTGCCGCCCAGGCGATTTATGATTATGGTACGCAGTTCCCGCTATCTAAAACCTATGTGTCACATCCGCTGTATGCGGGGTTGGAGGAAAAAATGCAGGCAATCTTTGGTCATCCGGTAATCGTTGCTAAAAACAGTACGCTGGCACATATTGCCGCTATTCCCCAGGTGGTGGGCGATAACGATGCCGTAATTATGGATCATCAGGTACACTGGAGCGTTCAGAATGCATGCCAACAACTGAAAACAAGGGGGATTCCCTTACTGATGATCAGGCACAACAATATGGAACAGTTAGAATATCAGGTGAAGAAGCTGGGAAACAGGTACCGCAAGATATGGTATATGGCAGACGGTGTGTACTCTATGTACGGTGATGCAGCACCGGTGAATGAATTGAAGGTTTTGCAAAACAGGTTTCCTCAACTGCACTTTTATTTCGACGACGTGCACGGTATGAGCTGGATTGGGACAAACGGCTGTGGGTTCATAAGACATTCCTGGGAGGGCATCCCGAAGAATATGGTGCTGGTAAGCACGCTCAGCAAAACGTTCGGAGCCAGTGGTGCGGTAATTTTATGCGGAGACGAAAAACTTTACAGGAATATTAAGAATTTTGGTGGCCCGCTGACGTTTTCAGCACAGCTGGAACCGGCGGCTGTAGCGGCAGCAACTGTTTCGGCAGACATTCATTTAAGCAATGAGATTTATGGGCTACAAGATCGTTTGAAACAAAAGGTGGGACTGTTCGCTTCTACGCTGAAACAATACGAGCTGCCTGTGGTTTCTTACGGGGACACGCCGGTTTTTTACGTAGCAACGGCTATGCCCGATACGGCTTACAGCATGGTAAGGCGTTTGTACATTGAGGGTTTTTTTGTGAATCCGGGGATCTTTCCTGCCGTTCCGCTGAAGAACGCGGGCTTGCGCATAACCATTTCCAATCATAATAACGAACGGCAGATAACGGATCTGGCGGCTGCCCTGTACCATCATCTGCCGCTGGCACTGGCAGAAACGGGCAATGATCTGGATAAGGTATATCGGGCATTCGGCTGGATGTCACGGACACAAGGAAAGGAAGTTCCGTCGCAACAACAGTATCATCTTAAAGTAAACAATAGTCTCGGAGAATTATCCCAAACGGAATGGGATAAAGGCATTGGCAGGCACAATGCGCTCGATTATCAGGGAATGCTGTTGGTGGAAAGGTATTTTGGAAGCCTGCCGGAAGACCATCCCCATTTCATGCGTTTCACCTATTACAGGGTGTATGGCAAAAACGGTCACTTGGCAGGTATAGCCCATGCGTCCTCAGGCTTGTGGAAGGAAGACATGCTGGCTCCCGAAGTGGTTTCTGCAAGGGTGGAAGAGGTAAGGAAGTCGGACCCGCTGTTTCTTACGGGTCCCGCTTTGGGAACGGGCTCTGTCTTTACCGAAGGGACACATTTTTTTGTAGATGCTCCGGAGGCGGAAAAGGACAAAGTGGCCGCATTGCTCATAGGCAGCCTGGAGCATACGGCTGAAAAGGAACGGACGGGCAAATTGGTGCTGCGCGATTTTGAAAGGGGCGGCAGTATAGGGAAAAAACTGGTTAATAAGGGCTTCGCAGTGGTTGAAATGCCCGATGCTGCTGTTTTTGATGAATTCGGATGGGAAGGTATCGAAGGTTTTATGAACCGGTTGGGCAAACGTTCCAAAAGGCATTTTAAAGAAGAAGTATTACCTTATTTGCAGCAGTTTGAAACTCATATAAGGTCAGAACTTAATGTGGCAGAACTTGAACAGGCATACGGACTGTACCGGAAGGTAGAGGCAAACAATCTGGCGATTAACGGCTTTCCGTATGAAAAGGGACTTTTTGAAGCAATGAACAGCCATCCCAACTGGAAGTTCATGCTGTTTGAAAAAAAGGGAAAGGCAGGTTTGGCAGGTGTAATGTTCTGCTATGAAAATAAGGCGGCAGGTGCATTCAGCCCGGTGCTGATCGGTATGGAAGATCTTGGAACAGAGCGGCTGCCGCTGTACCGCCACATGTTGTTTAAGACCATCATGCATGCCAGGGATAACGGTTTCCAAACCATTTATTTCGGACTGTCCGCCGCGTTCGAGAAAAGGAAGATGGGGGCAAGGATCATCCCCAGGGAAGCGTACGTGCAGTCTGCCGATAATTATCTGAGTGACCTTTTACAAACGTTTTATTAG
- a CDS encoding DUF7793 family protein codes for MNHTYENKHAFYLLKNSILYITFKKGLVLTLKAALQIVHDRLTFQSYTAYPVICDISNVKSIEFDARQYLSVEGSTLLTAVALVTTQQTIYSMAHFYVEVNIPKVPTQIFKNTADAKAFINAYNH; via the coding sequence ATGAATCACACTTATGAAAATAAACACGCTTTTTACCTTCTAAAAAATTCCATTTTATACATTACCTTTAAAAAGGGACTCGTACTGACCTTGAAAGCCGCACTGCAAATAGTCCACGACCGCTTAACGTTTCAATCATATACCGCCTACCCTGTAATTTGTGACATATCCAACGTAAAAAGCATTGAGTTTGACGCCCGGCAATACCTTTCCGTTGAAGGATCGACACTATTAACCGCTGTGGCGCTGGTAACCACCCAACAGACGATCTATTCAATGGCACATTTTTATGTTGAAGTAAACATTCCCAAAGTGCCTACACAAATTTTTAAAAATACAGCCGATGCCAAAGCATTTATAAATGCTTACAACCATTAA
- a CDS encoding helix-turn-helix transcriptional regulator produces MKEFAISKKRWEQLLTGLVRLGKGKLDQQLLIKHLNDDFESLEALFNLVNEELRERLIHLSFVKPSEYQKYAHHFIFIVNKDFVIKNVCAPFISRFGIDFGSLKKQSFLNLTDEDTARLLKDPEYVEQLTNSKTSQSLVLLNQTFLFNIKRLHATKALVINLYQLHLDSKFFPHNLTNQIEKGRLKQKRRNEDIIEQVKLHLDNRPLSQKLSLKRLCMDFGINSNQLKKLFREQYQCSVYEYHISLRMRQAYLLIETGTLPFKEIADMVGYPQYSAFVNYFKTYYNILPKELRMKQHCSEKNKESGN; encoded by the coding sequence ATGAAAGAATTTGCAATCAGTAAAAAGAGGTGGGAACAACTGTTAACCGGACTGGTGCGGTTAGGCAAAGGAAAATTAGACCAGCAACTTTTGATTAAGCACCTCAACGACGATTTTGAAAGCCTGGAAGCCTTATTTAACCTTGTAAACGAGGAATTAAGAGAGCGACTGATCCACTTATCCTTTGTAAAACCAAGCGAGTATCAAAAATACGCCCACCATTTTATCTTTATTGTCAATAAAGACTTCGTTATAAAAAATGTATGCGCCCCTTTTATAAGTCGGTTTGGTATTGATTTCGGCAGCCTTAAAAAACAGTCCTTCTTAAATTTAACCGATGAGGATACCGCCCGTTTACTAAAAGATCCGGAATATGTAGAACAGCTGACAAATAGCAAGACCAGTCAATCGCTGGTACTTCTAAACCAGACCTTCCTGTTCAACATCAAAAGACTACACGCCACAAAAGCACTTGTTATCAACCTTTACCAGCTGCATTTAGACAGTAAATTCTTCCCCCATAATCTAACGAATCAAATTGAAAAAGGGCGTTTAAAACAAAAAAGACGAAATGAAGATATCATTGAACAGGTAAAGCTGCATCTGGACAACAGGCCCTTATCCCAGAAATTAAGCTTAAAGCGGTTGTGTATGGATTTCGGCATCAATTCCAACCAATTGAAAAAGCTCTTCAGGGAGCAGTACCAATGTTCCGTTTACGAATACCATATTTCACTACGTATGCGCCAGGCTTACCTGCTGATAGAAACCGGTACCCTGCCCTTTAAGGAAATAGCCGATATGGTTGGTTATCCACAATATTCAGCCTTTGTAAATTATTTCAAAACGTACTACAACATCCTGCCTAAAGAGCTCCGAATGAAACAGCATTGTTCCGAAAAAAATAAAGAATCAGGAAATTAA
- a CDS encoding MauE/DoxX family redox-associated membrane protein translates to MRNILSISKQVFIYFFIILFAYAAVSKLTDFENFKVQVAQSPLLSAFATFIAYAVVIGELVIALMLCFVKSRTLGLYFFLGFMTAFTVYIYLILNYSPFVPCSCGGILEKMGWREHLWFNGVVCLVTVFIIITDSNTISSSFLNGRTV, encoded by the coding sequence ATGCGTAACATTCTATCAATCAGCAAACAGGTGTTTATATACTTCTTTATCATACTGTTCGCATATGCAGCAGTAAGCAAATTAACCGATTTTGAAAACTTTAAGGTACAGGTAGCACAGTCACCCTTACTGAGTGCCTTTGCAACCTTTATAGCGTACGCCGTAGTGATTGGCGAACTGGTCATCGCCCTGATGCTCTGTTTTGTAAAAAGCAGGACGTTGGGGCTTTACTTTTTTTTAGGATTTATGACAGCGTTTACCGTATATATTTACCTGATTTTAAACTACAGTCCGTTTGTTCCGTGTTCCTGTGGCGGTATCCTTGAAAAAATGGGATGGCGGGAACATTTGTGGTTTAATGGGGTTGTTTGTTTAGTAACTGTTTTCATTATAATTACTGACAGTAATACCATTTCTTCTTCTTTTCTAAATGGGAGAACCGTATAA
- a CDS encoding DUF6520 family protein, whose protein sequence is MPLAVVVLGAAAAFATNAAKQNDSAQSMVKGYYYDITKPPAERCVDVNQWCSNVPTANTCEDSFGRDVHELNVISGTCTTTLYRL, encoded by the coding sequence ATGCCACTTGCTGTAGTGGTGTTAGGCGCAGCGGCAGCATTTGCAACAAATGCTGCAAAGCAGAATGATTCTGCACAATCAATGGTAAAGGGGTATTACTACGATATCACCAAACCGCCTGCGGAGCGATGTGTTGATGTAAACCAATGGTGTTCAAATGTACCTACTGCTAACACATGTGAAGATTCTTTTGGCAGAGATGTTCATGAATTAAATGTTATTTCAGGAACATGTACCACTACACTTTACAGATTGTAA
- a CDS encoding S9 family peptidase, whose translation MIRLIYILFLFGIGSISCLAQHGYKETKEVTTLDKVFANGNFSSFFKSEDGKFILSVTNLRTGHSYEITEPQFNTNVSDNWFIAGTLSSAYYILNAETLQMDTLTDVRSFEFLMKEKKVLFSSKKTGEYQFWDLKSGKKEQLPSMANYHISPDERQIIYQDASKAVYCYKLATGKSHKIEISSENLMDMVWSERSDKVYFVSNISDGLQVRSYDTGSNLLTEILKIPLDQCKADFKGKKLHLYSNRWLAVGVLDNDERVTEAGPEIWLGASNGITHHIKNRKHFMPQLVLVDLKEKKVKNFFEKGVVNSFFIGTGSPFVMMYDPLKNEDFTKHHPDVDIGVYALEQNKAASIQVPTISGQLNRLVAAYNSNRLFYFKDKDWWMLDMKSNKTTNITKGLNGIFYKDYDEYCAIDCAPAGRLILTEDPDIVYLNDVFDIWKYNLKKGVAVRITSGRDQGRRYVFDLSNFDLYSHPWQYEKDFILRSDRDMILKYVDTKDYSEGISILKRNGMVEQIVDGLGHVSTIKYAGNSIVYKEEKYNIPPRIVHFNISSKKKRILHNSNLTDTLALKSRVELYRSALNTDGTGAAVIRYPVNYNPQKKYPAVVYIYEKKTPEINTYQNIFDPTGSGFNYRRYTSDGYFVIEPDIHYQIGNPGYSAAKSVNAILDEVILKYQVDKDRLGLIGHSFGGYETNFIITQTNRFKAAVSSAGISDPSSWYLTMNWNTMRSEFWRFEDQSFRIKDGLFEDTELYIANSPIFNSAKINTPLLIWTGKKDYHVNWNQSVSMFLALKRQKKVVNLLLYPEEAHVLSNFDNKVDAALKVKQWFDFYLKENKEPDWLLE comes from the coding sequence ATGATAAGGCTAATATACATATTGTTTCTTTTTGGTATAGGAAGTATCAGCTGTCTTGCACAGCATGGCTATAAAGAAACAAAGGAAGTTACCACATTGGATAAGGTGTTTGCTAATGGTAATTTCTCGTCATTCTTCAAAAGTGAAGATGGCAAGTTTATACTTTCTGTAACAAATTTGAGAACGGGGCATAGTTATGAAATTACTGAACCGCAATTCAATACCAATGTTTCTGATAACTGGTTTATAGCGGGCACGCTTTCGTCTGCATATTATATATTGAATGCAGAAACGCTGCAGATGGATACACTGACTGATGTGCGATCGTTTGAATTCCTTATGAAGGAAAAAAAAGTTTTGTTCAGTTCTAAGAAAACAGGTGAATACCAGTTCTGGGATTTAAAATCGGGTAAGAAAGAACAGCTTCCTTCAATGGCAAACTACCATATTTCTCCTGATGAACGACAAATCATATATCAGGATGCTTCAAAAGCAGTTTATTGTTACAAACTGGCTACTGGGAAAAGTCATAAAATTGAAATAAGTTCCGAGAATCTTATGGATATGGTATGGAGTGAAAGATCAGACAAGGTTTATTTTGTCAGTAACATCTCAGACGGTCTTCAGGTACGCAGCTATGATACAGGAAGTAACTTGCTGACTGAAATACTTAAAATTCCGTTAGATCAGTGTAAAGCTGATTTCAAAGGTAAAAAACTTCATCTGTATAGTAACCGCTGGCTTGCCGTAGGTGTACTTGATAATGATGAGCGTGTAACCGAAGCTGGTCCGGAAATTTGGTTGGGAGCTTCCAACGGAATTACGCATCACATCAAAAATAGAAAACATTTTATGCCACAGTTGGTATTGGTTGATCTGAAAGAAAAAAAAGTAAAGAACTTTTTTGAAAAGGGTGTTGTGAATAGCTTTTTCATCGGAACCGGAAGTCCGTTTGTAATGATGTATGACCCGCTAAAAAATGAAGATTTTACCAAGCATCATCCTGATGTTGATATAGGGGTGTACGCTTTAGAACAGAATAAAGCTGCAAGTATCCAAGTCCCAACAATATCCGGACAGCTTAACCGTCTTGTAGCAGCTTACAACAGCAACCGCCTCTTTTACTTTAAGGATAAGGACTGGTGGATGCTTGATATGAAATCAAATAAAACAACAAATATAACAAAAGGACTAAACGGTATATTCTATAAAGATTATGATGAGTACTGTGCAATCGACTGTGCTCCTGCAGGTAGGTTGATACTTACAGAAGATCCTGATATTGTATATCTGAATGATGTTTTTGACATTTGGAAATACAATCTGAAAAAGGGAGTTGCAGTTCGTATCACTTCGGGTAGGGATCAAGGCAGACGCTATGTTTTTGATTTGTCGAATTTTGATTTGTATAGCCATCCCTGGCAATATGAAAAAGACTTTATACTTCGTTCAGATAGAGATATGATACTTAAATATGTGGATACCAAAGATTATTCAGAAGGAATAAGCATTTTAAAACGTAACGGTATGGTTGAACAAATTGTCGATGGGTTAGGTCATGTATCTACTATAAAATATGCCGGAAATTCTATTGTGTACAAAGAAGAAAAGTATAACATCCCGCCCAGGATTGTACATTTTAATATTTCATCAAAAAAGAAAAGGATACTCCATAACAGTAATCTGACCGATACCTTGGCATTAAAAAGCAGGGTAGAACTGTACCGAAGCGCTCTAAATACTGATGGTACAGGTGCAGCTGTAATAAGATATCCTGTAAATTATAACCCGCAGAAAAAATATCCTGCTGTGGTATACATTTACGAGAAAAAAACGCCTGAAATAAACACGTATCAAAATATATTTGATCCTACGGGCTCTGGTTTCAACTACAGAAGATATACAAGTGATGGATATTTTGTCATCGAACCTGATATCCATTACCAAATAGGCAATCCGGGTTATTCAGCTGCTAAAAGTGTAAATGCAATATTGGATGAGGTTATTCTTAAGTATCAGGTAGACAAAGATCGCTTAGGTCTTATAGGTCATTCCTTTGGTGGGTACGAAACGAACTTTATAATTACACAGACCAACCGCTTTAAAGCTGCTGTGTCAAGTGCAGGAATATCCGACCCTTCATCATGGTATCTTACAATGAACTGGAATACTATGCGGTCTGAATTCTGGAGGTTCGAAGATCAGAGTTTCAGAATTAAAGATGGGCTCTTCGAAGATACTGAACTGTATATTGCTAATTCGCCTATATTTAATTCAGCTAAAATAAATACACCGCTTTTAATTTGGACAGGAAAAAAAGATTATCATGTAAACTGGAATCAGAGTGTTTCAATGTTTTTGGCCTTGAAGCGTCAGAAGAAGGTTGTAAACCTGCTGCTTTATCCTGAAGAAGCACATGTACTTTCAAATTTTGATAATAAAGTGGATGCTGCCCTTAAGGTTAAGCAGTGGTTTGATTTTTATCTCAAAGAAAATAAAGAACCAGATTGGTTATTGGAATAA
- a CDS encoding RagB/SusD family nutrient uptake outer membrane protein, with the protein MVVTCTFKHIHLIKSVIMKRIIIYITNVALLSGIFFGCNNFLEVDTPKDLMDQEMVFNDDATAVSAVTNIYSLLRNSGFLAGNNTGIGLLMGCYTDELQVTAPGITDQTWFYQLNVISSNNAVKRLWDTSYQQLYQVNAAIEGLEKSQVLTKENKEQLLGECYFVRALLLFYLNRTFGEVPYVVLTDYQINKNIARTPQAEIDRLLITDLENSIALLKDGYPSSLRTRPNRSAANLLLARIALYSGDWNKAMETSANVLSNTAYSLEDLDKLFYAESRSTVWHLRTLNDAASTFEVQTYFFESVPPPNVALAEGFLDVFSEEDLRKYEWVREVEGASGNFAHAYKYKKRSAVQPMEFSIVLRIEEAYLINAEANARIGRFDEAAEALNAVRNRAGLSNFYANDTASWVDAVLEERRKEFFTEFGHRFYDLKRTGKLNVLQLVKPNWTSHFEKLPLPQTELQLNPNLLPQNAGY; encoded by the coding sequence TTGGTTGTAACATGCACTTTTAAACACATTCATCTAATTAAATCTGTTATTATGAAAAGAATAATTATTTATATAACAAACGTAGCCTTGCTATCGGGTATTTTCTTTGGTTGCAACAACTTCTTAGAGGTAGATACACCAAAAGACCTCATGGATCAGGAAATGGTTTTTAATGACGATGCCACTGCGGTATCGGCAGTAACCAATATTTACAGCCTGTTAAGAAACAGTGGTTTTCTTGCAGGCAATAACACAGGTATCGGTCTGTTGATGGGCTGCTATACCGATGAACTACAGGTAACAGCACCCGGCATTACAGATCAGACCTGGTTCTACCAGCTAAATGTTATAAGCAGTAACAATGCGGTTAAAAGGCTTTGGGATACCAGTTACCAACAGCTGTATCAGGTAAATGCCGCAATAGAGGGATTGGAAAAATCACAGGTGCTTACAAAAGAAAATAAGGAACAACTGCTTGGCGAGTGCTATTTTGTGCGTGCCTTGTTGTTATTTTACCTAAACCGTACTTTTGGAGAAGTACCGTATGTTGTATTAACCGACTATCAGATTAATAAAAATATAGCCCGGACTCCTCAGGCTGAAATTGACAGGCTGCTTATTACCGATCTGGAAAATTCCATAGCACTGCTTAAAGACGGTTATCCTTCTTCATTGCGTACAAGGCCTAACAGGTCGGCAGCAAATCTTCTTTTAGCGAGAATCGCTCTATACAGTGGTGATTGGAACAAGGCAATGGAAACTTCTGCGAATGTTTTAAGCAATACGGCCTACTCCTTGGAAGATCTTGATAAATTGTTCTATGCAGAAAGCCGTAGTACGGTATGGCATCTTAGAACGTTGAACGACGCGGCTTCTACTTTTGAAGTACAGACATATTTCTTCGAATCGGTACCACCGCCTAATGTTGCACTTGCAGAGGGATTTTTAGATGTTTTTTCCGAAGAGGATCTTAGAAAGTATGAATGGGTAAGGGAAGTAGAGGGCGCTTCGGGAAATTTTGCACACGCCTACAAGTATAAAAAAAGGTCAGCAGTACAGCCTATGGAATTTTCGATTGTATTAAGGATAGAAGAAGCTTATCTTATAAATGCCGAAGCAAATGCCCGTATAGGACGCTTTGACGAGGCGGCTGAAGCACTGAATGCAGTTCGAAATCGTGCGGGTCTTTCAAATTTTTACGCAAATGATACGGCATCTTGGGTAGATGCAGTGTTAGAAGAAAGAAGAAAAGAATTCTTTACGGAGTTCGGACACCGGTTTTATGATCTTAAAAGAACCGGTAAGTTAAATGTTTTACAGCTGGTGAAACCGAATTGGACTTCCCATTTTGAAAAGTTGCCCCTTCCGCAAACGGAACTGCAGCTTAATCCAAACCTGCTGCCTCAAAACGCAGGTTATTAA